From one Trifolium pratense cultivar HEN17-A07 linkage group LG1, ARS_RC_1.1, whole genome shotgun sequence genomic stretch:
- the LOC123884537 gene encoding 40S ribosomal protein S3-3, whose product MATQMSKKRKFVADGVFFAELNEVLTRELAEDGYSGVEVRVTPMRTEIIIRATRTQAVLGEKGRRIRELTSVVQKRFKFPENSVELYAEKVNNRGLCAIAQAESLRYKLLGGLAVRRACYGVLRFVMESGAKGCEVIVSGKLRAQRAKSMKFKDGYMISSGQPVKDYIDSAVRHVLLRQGVLGIKVKIMLDWDPKGKQGPKTPLPDIVTIHTPKEEEEYIQSAAAVSNDIEVSAAVPVV is encoded by the exons ATGGCAACTCAAATGAGCAAAAAGCGAAAG TTCGTCGCAGACGGAGTTTTCTTCGCTGAATTGAATGAGGTTTTGACAAGAGAGCTTGCTGAGGATGGTTATTCAGGTGTTGAAGTTAGGGTTACACCGATGCGCACTGAAATCATCATCAGAGCTACTCGTACCCAAGCTGTTCTTG GTGAGAAGGGAAGGAGGATTAGAGAACTTACCTCAGTGGTACAGAAGAGGTTTAAGTTCCCCGAGAACAGTGTTGAACTTTATGCTGAGAAGGTTAACAACAGAGGACTTTGTGCCATTGCTCAGGCTGAGTCTCTTCGTTACAAGCTCCTTGGTGGTCTTGCCGTCCGCAG GGCTTGCTATGGTGTTTTGAGATTTGTCATGGAAAGTGGGGCCAAGGGTTGTGAG GTTATTGTCAGTGGAAAATTAAGAGCCCAGAGAGCCAAATCCATGAAATTCAAGGATGGTTACATGATTTCTTCTGGACAACCAGTCAAGGACTACATTGACTCTGCAGTGAGACATGTGCTCCTTAGACAG GGTGTTCTTGGTATTAAAGTTAAGATCATGCTTGATTGGGATCCTAAAGGTAAACAAGGTCCTAAAACTCCTCTCCCTGATATTGTCACCATTCACACTCCAAAGGAGGAGGAAGAGTACATCCAGTCTGCTGCTGCCGTGTCAAATGATATTGAGGTTTCAGCTGCAGTCCCTGTTGTTTGA